A window of Cohnella herbarum contains these coding sequences:
- a CDS encoding sensor histidine kinase produces MGEPWISRGKIKTIRGKFLVLTLLLTVVPMFALSFLFYRIAAQSLGNKAEEHAYQSRLMSANFLNGTITDLNDLTNAILGNPEVQSILQQSSSDDYEFLRNVERVNKIIRAQTQTKPYIISTLIYAANGVPGRSFFQGNDSIRFGGLPTLGEANDYFERLRKDNQLMWHNGSPFVRADYSLPDEHLYVGKLLRRTEGNYEELGFLMLEIEKSSFFHGISFLKPDSKSQFWILDSVGNPIYRIPENDEADLTALRQIAAEAKVRPDRAKEWLDWRGERSMVSYAPLVLNGWTLLHRVESSALFEDANRIGRLTIQIFLVVLLAGWILAYRMSDTIRRPLRKLRGMMTLTGAASTPAVHFDTRDEVGQIGDRLQRMMRENQRLNDQVYEAMLSWKEAEFRALQAQINPHFLYNTLESLNGLALANGQREMSDMIGALGKFFRIALSQGSEVIRIGEEAEHVNAYVRVQQFRFRDKFEWISEVDEEILSGYVPKLLLQPLVENAIYHGLKKRKGVAYLMLTGSREDHLVKFSVSDDGNGIEPERLEQIIHALEDAEGSVGDGEETDDRNAIGFGLKNVHARLRYYGPQYGLQIASEPGLYTTVTLTVPWWANRPEGGRKHAPIIDRG; encoded by the coding sequence ATGGGGGAGCCATGGATATCCAGAGGGAAGATCAAGACGATTCGCGGCAAGTTTCTCGTATTGACGCTATTGCTCACCGTTGTTCCCATGTTTGCGCTTAGCTTCCTCTTTTACCGCATAGCGGCGCAATCTTTAGGCAACAAGGCGGAAGAGCATGCTTACCAGTCCAGGCTTATGAGCGCGAATTTCCTGAACGGCACGATAACCGACCTGAACGATCTGACGAACGCGATACTCGGGAATCCCGAAGTGCAATCGATATTGCAGCAATCCTCTTCCGACGATTACGAATTTTTACGCAACGTGGAGCGCGTGAACAAGATTATCCGAGCCCAAACGCAAACGAAGCCTTATATCATTTCCACCCTCATTTATGCCGCCAATGGCGTACCGGGTCGTTCCTTCTTCCAAGGGAACGATTCGATCCGCTTTGGCGGTCTTCCCACTTTAGGGGAAGCGAACGACTACTTCGAACGGCTTCGCAAGGATAACCAGCTCATGTGGCATAACGGATCTCCGTTCGTCCGAGCCGATTACTCTCTCCCCGACGAACATCTCTACGTAGGTAAATTGCTTAGGAGAACAGAGGGCAATTATGAAGAACTGGGGTTTCTGATGCTGGAAATCGAGAAATCCAGTTTTTTTCACGGAATATCTTTCTTGAAGCCCGATTCCAAGTCGCAGTTTTGGATTCTAGACAGCGTAGGGAATCCGATCTATCGGATACCGGAAAACGACGAGGCGGACTTGACGGCACTGCGCCAAATCGCGGCGGAAGCGAAGGTGCGGCCGGATCGGGCGAAGGAATGGTTGGATTGGAGAGGCGAACGCTCGATGGTAAGTTACGCGCCTCTGGTCTTAAACGGATGGACTTTGCTTCATCGCGTCGAAAGCTCCGCGTTATTCGAGGACGCGAATCGGATCGGAAGGCTGACGATCCAGATTTTCCTGGTCGTTCTGCTGGCAGGCTGGATTCTAGCATACCGGATGAGCGATACGATTCGGCGTCCGCTTCGCAAGCTTAGGGGAATGATGACCTTAACCGGAGCCGCCTCGACGCCGGCGGTTCATTTCGATACCCGGGACGAAGTCGGGCAGATCGGCGATCGGCTGCAGCGGATGATGCGGGAAAATCAGCGTCTGAACGACCAAGTCTACGAAGCGATGCTTTCTTGGAAAGAAGCGGAATTTCGGGCTTTGCAGGCGCAGATCAACCCGCATTTTCTATATAACACGTTGGAATCGCTGAATGGTTTGGCATTGGCAAACGGTCAACGGGAAATGTCCGATATGATCGGGGCGCTCGGCAAGTTTTTCCGCATCGCGCTAAGCCAAGGCAGCGAGGTCATTCGGATCGGAGAAGAAGCGGAGCACGTGAATGCCTACGTCCGCGTCCAGCAATTCCGGTTTCGAGATAAATTCGAATGGATCTCGGAAGTAGACGAAGAGATATTGTCCGGCTATGTTCCTAAGCTATTGCTGCAACCTCTGGTCGAGAACGCGATCTACCATGGATTGAAGAAGCGAAAGGGAGTGGCTTATTTGATGCTTACCGGAAGCAGGGAAGACCACTTGGTGAAATTCTCGGTCAGCGATGACGGCAACGGCATCGAGCCGGAACGTCTAGAGCAAATTATCCATGCCTTGGAAGACGCGGAAGGCAGCGTCGGAGATGGGGAAGAAACCGACGACAGGAACGCTATCGGCTTCGGATTAAAAAACGTCCATGCTCGGCTGCGATATTACGGTCCGCAATACGGCTTGCAGATCGCTAGCGAGCCAGGCTTGTATACGACGGTCACGTTAACCGTTCCTTGGTGGGCGAATCGGCCGGAAGGAGGCAGAAAACATGCTCCGATTATTGATCGTGGATGA
- a CDS encoding response regulator, which produces MLRLLIVDDEFHIREGLKHLVAQTGLPIEIAAFAEDGETALRLFGEERPDIAILDINLPDMSGLEVARQIRERGEDTPLLFLTGYESLTYIREAIGLQAVDYLLKPVANDELAIGLKRAQESVEKNRKAVAGWEHWNGKQRSNAQEYALLDLLLQRRSVEDTIGDLHDWIRFPLEPGTPYVVMCCDLDVIPSRVSAGDERQLYGYAFSKLAMEAASMVAGTVGAAIAPDRVIIVLPNVDGRTIAAVSQQVRSVLQDYMDISVTVGISAVAPNLNRLPEAYREALRAAEHKGWVGNGQVIPYESVRIVETTQHALLDKELILISEIRAGNDGAVVAILQEWSAQLAELPSRQVKIMATQLVLFVMRVVQSQSLMLLPEDNRDESWHDPLLALNQMHNANDMIRFVTNYFIQVGRCIRDSREAVVPRMFEQAKTWIREHLHEDVSLIGLSRHLHLSPKYLSSRFKQVTGECFADFLTRVRFERARELLLDSERKVGEVAEAVGFGDTNYFSIAFKKNTGFTPTEFRKRYL; this is translated from the coding sequence ATGCTCCGATTATTGATCGTGGATGACGAGTTCCATATTCGCGAAGGATTGAAGCATCTTGTCGCGCAGACGGGTTTGCCTATCGAGATCGCGGCATTCGCGGAGGACGGGGAAACGGCGCTAAGGCTATTCGGGGAGGAAAGACCGGACATCGCGATTCTCGACATTAACCTGCCTGATATGAGCGGCTTGGAGGTCGCCCGGCAAATTCGCGAGAGAGGCGAGGACACTCCGCTGCTCTTCCTTACGGGGTACGAATCTCTTACATACATTCGGGAAGCGATCGGACTGCAAGCCGTGGATTACTTGCTGAAGCCGGTGGCGAACGATGAATTGGCCATTGGGCTAAAACGTGCTCAGGAAAGCGTCGAGAAAAATAGAAAAGCGGTCGCAGGATGGGAGCATTGGAATGGGAAACAACGTAGCAACGCGCAGGAATACGCATTGCTCGACTTATTGTTGCAGCGCCGTTCGGTTGAAGATACGATCGGAGATCTGCACGACTGGATCCGGTTTCCATTAGAACCCGGCACCCCTTACGTCGTTATGTGTTGCGATCTGGACGTCATTCCCTCTCGCGTGTCCGCTGGTGACGAGAGGCAGCTCTACGGCTATGCGTTCAGTAAGCTGGCGATGGAAGCGGCTTCGATGGTCGCGGGAACGGTCGGCGCGGCAATCGCCCCGGACCGCGTCATTATCGTATTGCCGAATGTGGACGGGCGGACGATCGCGGCCGTCTCTCAGCAGGTGCGCTCGGTGCTGCAAGATTATATGGATATTTCCGTAACGGTAGGCATCAGCGCCGTCGCGCCGAATTTGAACCGGCTACCCGAAGCCTATCGGGAAGCCTTGCGCGCGGCCGAACATAAGGGCTGGGTTGGGAACGGCCAAGTCATTCCTTACGAGAGCGTGCGGATTGTCGAGACGACCCAGCATGCATTGCTCGACAAGGAGTTAATCCTGATCTCGGAGATCAGGGCCGGCAATGACGGGGCGGTCGTTGCTATCCTGCAAGAATGGTCTGCTCAGCTCGCGGAGCTGCCTTCGAGACAGGTGAAGATCATGGCGACCCAACTCGTGCTATTCGTGATGCGGGTCGTGCAAAGTCAGAGCTTGATGCTTTTGCCGGAAGACAACAGGGACGAAAGTTGGCATGATCCGTTATTGGCGTTGAATCAGATGCATAACGCTAACGACATGATTCGGTTCGTGACGAATTATTTCATCCAAGTGGGCCGTTGCATACGGGACTCCAGGGAAGCGGTCGTGCCGCGGATGTTCGAGCAAGCGAAGACGTGGATTCGGGAGCACTTGCACGAAGATGTCAGCTTGATCGGGTTATCCCGGCATTTGCATTTGAGCCCGAAGTATTTAAGCTCGCGATTTAAACAGGTAACGGGAGAATGTTTCGCGGATTTCCTGACGCGCGTAAGATTCGAGCGGGCG